GTAGGCGTGGTAGGTGAGCAGGGCGTCGACCGCCAGCGCGTTCCAGTCCGCGAAGGCCGTCTCGTCGACCGGGGGCGTCTCGGCGGCCTCGCGGTCGCTGGGCTCTGCGGCGTAGTAGCTCCGGCCCGCGCCGGCGGCCTGGCTCCCGCCGAAGGCCTCGCCGGTCCAGAGCGTCCCCGTCAGGTAGTCGAGGGTCGCCTGGGCGGGCTGGCGGTACTCGTCCTTGCCGGTGTAGAGGTAGGCGTTGGCGAACGCGCGCAGCAGGGAGGCGTTCGTGTCCAGCAGTTTCTCGTGGTGGGTGTCGCTCCAGTCCGCGTTCGCGGCAAATCTGAAAAAGCCGCCCGCGTAGTCGTCGAGCAGGTTCGCGCTCACCGCGTTCAGGCTCCGGAGTGCCTGCTCGCGCTCGCGCTTCAGCGCGAACTCGATGCTCCGGGGCATCGGGAACTTCTCCGCGTTGCCCCAGCCGCCGTTTCGCTCGTCGTAGCTCTCGCGGAGCTGGCCGACGAGCTGGGCCTCGATGTCCTCGGTCAGCTCGCCCGCGGGCGTGTCGTTGCCCTGCACCGACCGGGGGATGCGCCCCGCGGCGGTCCCCTTCTCGTCCCACATCTGGCGCACCGAGTCGATGACCTGGCGCATGCCGTCCTCGCCGAGGTAGCCCGACCCCGTCAGCACCTCGCCGTCGGGCGTGAGGAACACGTTCGAGGGGAACCCGCCCATGTTGTACCGGTCTCGCACCCGGGGATTGCGGTCCACGTCCACCCGCACCGGCACGAACCCGTCGTTCACGTTCGCCGCGATGCGCGGCTCGTCGTAGGTCTCGCGGTCCATCTCGTGGCAGTGCGAACACCACGTCGCCGACAGCGAGAGGAGAATCGGTCTGCCGGTCTCCGCCGCGAGGTCGAAGGCGTCCGGTCCCCACTCGTGCCACTCCACCCGTGTCTGGGCTGCGGACTCGTCCATGTGGAGGGCTTCGGGTGCGCGGGCGTATGAACTCGGCGATGGCCACAGCCCGCCGACCCGACCAGCGATGGAAAAAGGGCTTTGACCCCTGGCCCGTTACCCCCGACCATGCGAACACTCCGGCTCATCGGGCTGTTGCTCGTCATCCCCACGCTCGATGCCGCCTTGCTGTTGCTCATCACGCTCTTCGCACCCGAGGTGACCGTGGTCATCGCGGCCGCGCTGGTCGTCCTGACCGCGTTCGTCGGCCTCCTGCTCGTGCGCGCCGAGGGCCGGCGCACCATCCGCAAGATACAGCGCCAGCTCGTCGAGGGCGAACCGCCCACGAACGAGGTCATGGACGGCGGGCTGCTCATCGCGGCCGGCGCGTTCTTCCTCACGCCCGGGCTGGTCACGGACTTCGTCGCCCTGCTGCTGACGATCCCCCTGACCCGCATCCCCATCCGCACGGTGCTGAAGAAGTACGTCGTCACGCCGTACCTCGACAAGCAGACCGGCGGCATGGCCTCCGGGAACGTCTGGACGTTCGGCTTCCCGCAGGGCGACGCCGACGGCAGCGGCCAGATGGGCGGCTTCGGCGGCATGGGTGGCGGTTCCGGTGGCATGGGCGGCGGCTCCAGCGGCTCCGGCACCGGAAATTCCGGCGGCAACAGCGGCGACGACACCTACAACCTCGGCGACGACGCCTACGACATCGAGTTCGAAGACGACGAGTGAGAACCCCTGTCTAAGCTCTGCGAGAAAGAAACCCTTATACTTCCCACCGCACAACTCGGAAATGCGAACGACGGCGGGCCGATAGCTCAATCAGGTTGAGCGCCACTCTGATAAGGTGGAGGCTCTCGGTTCAAATCCGAGTCGGCCCACTACTTTTCCGCGGACGTTAGCTCATTCAGACTCATCTCCACCGTGATTGAGTGTGGCACCGGATTTTCTAGGCATTCAAGTGGTCTTACTTCGGTTCGAAGACGAACGACTCCCTAGCTCCCTCCTGAACTACAGTCTTCACAACTGTCCCTTTGGGTCGACGTAGAAGACTGAAAAACCCGAAGATATCCGAACCAGATGAGCTGGTATTGACTACGAAACACACCATGGCTGTCAAGGAAACAAGGGAGCCCGATTCAAGCCAGATAATCAATCCTGCTGCGAGGTTTACGAGTATGAACGGGGATATCAGCGATATCATGCTATCTCGTCGCCTCATGAACTGATAGTCATTTGTAACTCTTGGTGGTAGATAGCTAATTTCAGGGTCATAACCCATGAGTCGTGAAGCCGCATAGTGGATGTTCTCGTGGACAAATACGGTCAACATCAGCCCAGATGGAATAGTGAGAACGACAAACAGAGAATCTATCAATGGCGTGGCTTCTCCTATTGAATCAGCGATGGCGCTGGAGGCGATCTCTTGAACGGGATAGAAAATCACCAGCAACCCGAATGCTGTGAGCCCAACTGCTGCGCTTGAAACACGCTTGTAGACAGAATCCTCTCCGTACGGTTCCGGTTCGGAGAACCCGTCTGGAGAATCCGGAGCGGATTTCATACTGACATTTTTCGTCCGCTTCGAGTATATCAATTACCCAAATCCCGTTTCGATAATTGAGGAGAATCTCAAGTTACAAAGTAGCAAACCTAGTCGTCTACCGTCGTGTTTGTCAACGGTTCTGTCTAGATTGCTTCGACAATCAAACATTCACCCCCGACAGAACTATGACTCTGCCAACACGACCAGAGCGTAGTATGGACCAGCGTGCCCAGGTGTCCGTCGGGATCATCTTCCTGTTCATCGCGATGGTGGCGGTGGCGGCCATCGCGGGGGGCACGCTGCTCAGCGGGGCGGGCCAGTTGAGCGCCGAGGCCGAGAACGAGACGGCGGCGGCGTTCGAGGACATCTCCGGGGGCGTGCTGGTCGTGAACGAGGTCGGGAAGGTCGACGCCGCGGACGGGAGCGTCGGGACGGCCCGGCTGACCGTGAAACTCGGCGCGGGCATGAACCGGACCGACCTGTCGAACGCGACCATCCACTACCGGGGCGAGCACGTGAACCGGACGCTGAACTTCACGGCGGCGGAGGCGAACGCGACGAACTTCTCGGTCGTGAGCCCCATCGACCACGACGGGTCCGCGCCGGTGCTGAACAGCGAGACGGACGTGTTCCACGTCGTCGTCGCGGTGGAGGATATCCGGGCCGGGAGCGAGGCGGCGACGGCCGGGCTGGGCGCCCAGGACCGGGCGGTGCTGGTCATCACGACGGAGCGGGGCATCGTGACGCGGTCGGTGCTGACGGTGCCGCAGTCGATGGAGGAGAAGGAGTGGGTGCCGCTGTAGGCGGGGACAGGATTCTCCACCGGTGAGTCACCGACGGCGAGCCGCGGCTATCCGTCGTCCCCGAACCCGGCGAAGGCTTCGACGAGCCGGTCGTCTTCGATGGTCTCGACGCCGACGTGGAGCGGGGAGACGCTGGTGACGTGGTCCGCGCAGGCGCCGAGGTCGGTGTCGGGGTCGGGTGCGGGGGCGTCGCGCTCGGGGACGACGGGGTCGTAGAAGCGGTTGTCGAAGGTGAACTCGCGGTCGTCCTCGCCCTCGACGACCCGGCGGTCGAAGCCGCGGGCGGGGCGGGTGAGCCGGAGTTCGTCGCCGCGGGAGCGTTCGGTCGGGACGGTGACGTTGAAGTACCAGTCGGGGCCGAGCCAGTCCGCGTCGTGGAGGCGCGAGACCAGGAAGCGGGTGACCCGGACCGCCTCCGCGAAGTCCTCGCGGGTGGGCTCGGCGAGCATGCCGCGCTCGGGGTCGTAGGCCGAGACGGCGATGCCGGGGATGCCGAGGAACGCGGCCTCCATGGCGGCGCTGACGGTGCCGGACTGGCTGAGCTTGTGCGCGCCGATGTTGGGGCCGGGGTTGCAGCCGGCGACGACGAGGTCGGGCTGGCACTGGTAGCGCCCGATGGCCACGCAGTCGACGGGGGTGCCGTCGATGGCGGTCCCGCGCTCGTGCTCGTGGGCGGAGACGGCGTGGGACTTCCGGCGGCCCGCCCCGCTCCGGTCCTCGGTGGGGGCGACGACCGTCACGTCGGCGACCTCGCCGAGGCCGTCGTGGAGCGCGTGCAGGCCGACCGCGTCGATGCCGTCGTCGTTCGTGAGCAGCACCCGTGGCTGAGCCATCGGCGTGAGGTGGGGTCCGGAGCGGGACAACCCTATCGGTTCTTCATGAGCAGGGGTCCGGATGGACACCGCGAGTGCAGTGACACACACCGCCGAAATGTGGGTCCAGCACGCACAGGGCGAGCAGTTTCACTTTCACCACGCGTGGCTCGCGGTTTAGTACCCGTGGCACGAACCGGTGACCATGGACGAGAAGGCACAGGAGGCACTCGACGCTGCCCGGCTCGCGGTCGCCAGCGACGACTACGACGCCCTGGAACGGGCGGGCCTCGAACTGCTCGGGCTGGCCCGGCGTCGGCGCCGGGAGGCCCGCCGCGCCGACTGACCGGCCGGGAGGACCGACACGTCGCCCCGAACTGCCGGCCTCAGGCGCCTCCGCCGCGCGTCCCGAGCGTGAGGGTCCGGTCGACGAGTTCGCCGTCCCGGAGGATGGTCGCCTGCACCACGTCCCCGGGGCGGGTCCGCAGCGCGAGGTAGGTCGCGTACGCCTGCTGGCTGGCGATGCGGGTGTCGTCGATGGCGACCAGCACGTCGCCGCCGACGGGCACCCGGACCCCACCGACCGTGGTCGTCCCGGTCGCGGGCTGGAGCAGGCCGGCCGCGGGACCGCTGTCGGCCACCGTGACGACCATCACCCCGGAGACCCCGTCCAGGTCGTTCACCCGCGCCACCGTCGGCGTGACGTTGGTCATGCTGATGCCCATCGCGGCGTGCTGGTAGTCCCCGTGCTCGACGAGCGTCGGGACGACCCGCCGGATCATCGCCGCGGAGATGGCGAATCCGAGGTTCTCGCCGCCGCCGGCGTTGATACAGCCCACGACCGTCCCGTCCAGCCGGAGCAGTGGGCCCCCGGAGTTCCCCGGGTTCACCGCCACGTCGGTCTGGATGGTGTCCGCAATCTGCACCCCGTTGATGTTCGGGAGCAGGCGGTTCACCCCCGAGACGATGCCCTCCGACATCGACCCCTCCAGCCCGTAGGGGTTCCCGATGGCGACGACACGGCGGCCGACCGGCGGGTCGCCCGTCATCAGGGGCAGTGGCTCCGCGGCGGCCGGTTTCCCGGCGACCTCCAGTACCGCGAGGTCGCTGAAGCGGTCGCTCCCGACGACGGTAGCCTCGGCCCAGTCCCCGTTGGAGAACTGTACGTCGACCGCCTCGGCGTCGGCGACCACGTGGTGGTTCGTCACGACGTGGGTGTCGTCGTACACCCAGCCCGACCCCTGGCTCTGGCCGGTCGGGAGGAACGCCTGGACGAGGACGACCGACGGGATGGCCGCCTCGTACACGTCGACGTAACTGGCGGTCTCGTCCTCCTGGACCGGCTGGTCCCCGACCTCCCCGACCGACTGCTCCGACTGCGTGACCCCCTGCTCGCCGACGCGGGTCCCCGAACAGCCGGCGAGGCCGACGCTGGCGGCGGCACCGGCGCCGAGCAGGAACCGGCGGCGACTGACCTGTTGCATGTCGTTCACTTCGGCGCCAACGAGGTTAAGTCACGTCCCGGCCCGGCACCGTCGTTCCGAGAATCTGGCCACCTTCTCCGCCTTTTTTGTCCTGCTGGGGGCTATCTCTCTCCATGGCACGGAGTGAAGGGTCTGGCACGGACCCGGCTGCCGACCGACGGAGTGTCTTCGACTACCGGAGCGAGGAGGTACCGGAGACGCCGTTGCAGGCGGCACTCGACAGGCGAATCGACGGGGACGTCCGGTTCGACACGTACTCGCGACAGCTGTACGCGACGGACGCCAGCATCTACGAGCAGACGCCCATCGGCGTGGTCTTCCCGCGCTCGACCGACGACGTGGCTGCCGTCGTGTCGTACTGCGCCGAGGAGGGCGTCCCGGTCCTGCCCCGGGGTGGCGGGACCTCGCTGGCCGGACAGACCGTGAACGAGGCGGTCGTCCTCGACTTCTCGCGGCACATGGACGGCGTGGAGTCGGTCGACCCCGAGGGCCAGACCGCCCGCGCCCAGCCCGGCGTGAAGCTCGGCCGGCTGAACACCGTCCTGTCGGAACACGACCTGAAGTTCGCGCCGGACCCGGCGTGGGGCGACAAGTCGGTGCTCGGGGGGGCCATCGGCAACAACTCGACGGGCGCGCACTCGCTGAAGTACGGCAAGACAGACGCCTACGTCGAGGCCTGCGAGGTCGTCCTCGCCGACGGGACGGTCACGGAGTTCGCGGACGTCCCGGTCGAGGAACTGGACGAGTACGCCGACCCCGAGGGCGACCTCGAGGGACGCATCTACGCCGCGGTGCAGCGCGTGCTGGACGAGGAGGCCGACGAGATCCGCGAGAAGTTCCCCGACCTGAAGCGGAACGTCTCGGGGTACAACCTCAACTACCTGCTCGACCAGGCCGAAGAAGAGGGCGTCGTCAACCTCTCGAAGCTACTCGCCGGGAGCGAGGGTACCCTCGCGGTCGTCACCGAGGCCGAGGTGTCGCTCGAACCCGTCCCCGAGACGACGGCGCTGACGATGCTGTGTTACGACGACCTCGTCGCGGCGATGGACGACCTGCCGGCCATCCTCGAACACGACGCGGCCGCGGTCGAACTCGTCGACGACGTGTTGCTCGACCTCGCCCGGGAGCGCCCCGAGTTCGAGCAGGTCGCCGAGCAGTTGCCCGCCGGCACCGAGGCGACCCTGCTCGTGGAGTTCTACGCGGAGGACGCCGAGCACGGGCGCGAGCAGGTCGCCGACCTCCTCGCCGACCGCCTGCCGGGCCACGAACCCGAGGGCGAGCCGACCAGTGCCGGCGAGGATGGCGAGGCGACCGACGGCGGCGCGGCCGTCAGCGTCGACGAGCCCGCCCGCGCCTTCGACGCGCTCGAGGCCTACGACGCCGAGCAGATGGCGAAGATCTGGAAGCTTCGCAAGTCCGGCCTCCCGATCTTGCTCTCGCGCACCGGCGACGCGAAGCACATCGCGTTCATCGAGGACACCGCCATCCCGCCGGAGAACCTCGGCGCCTACGTCTCTGACTTCCAGGACATCCTCGACGACCACGACACCTTCGCGAGTTTCTACGCCCACGCCGGCCCCGGCGTGCTCCACATCCGGCCGCTGGTGAACACGAAGACGGTCGAGGGCGTCCAGACGATGTTCGACATCGCCGACGAGGTGACCGACCTCGTCGTGAAGTACGACGGCTCGGTCTCCGGCGAGCACGGCGACGGCCGCGCCCGCACCGAGTGGAACAAGAAACTCTACGGCGAGCACCTCTGGACCGTCTTCCGAGACCTCAAGAGCGCCTTCGACCCGGACTGGCTGCTCAACCCCGGGCAGGTCTGTGGCGACGTGGACATGACCGAGAACCTGCGTTCCGGCCCGGAGTACGACTTCGACCTCGGGTTCGACCCGACGCTGAACTGGGACAACGAGAACGGGATGCAGGGCATGGTCGAACTCTGCCACGGCTGCGGTGGCTGTCGCGGCGACCAGGACACCACCGGCGGCGTGATGTGCCCGACCTACCGCGCTTCGGGTGAGGAGATCACCGCCACCCGCGGCCGGGCGAACATGCTCCGGCAGGCGATGAGCGGCGACCTGAGCGAGGAGGAGCAGTTCTCCGAGGAGTTCAAACACGAGGTGCTCGACCTCTGTATCGGCTGCAAGGGCTGCAAGAACGACTGCCCCAGCGGGGTCGACCTCGCCAAGCTCAAGGTCGAGGTCGAACACGAGCGCCAGCAGCGCGAGGGCGTCGACCTGCGCAACCGCGTCTTCGCGAACATCCACCAGCTCTCGAAGCTCGGGAGCATGACCGCGCCCATCGCGAACTGGATGGCGGACTTCGGGCCCGCCCGGAAGCTCGGCGAGAAGTTGGTCGGCATCTCCGCGGACCGCAGCCTCCCGAAGTTCCGGCGCGAGACCTTCCGCGACTGGTTCGAGGCACGCGGCGGCTCGACCGTACCGAAGTCCAGTGCCACCCGGAACGTGCTGCTGTTCCCGGACACCCACACCAACTTCAACGACCCCGACTCCGGGAAGGCCGCCGTCAAGGTGCTCGAAGCGGCCGGCGTCCACGTCGACGTGCCGGACCTCGGCGACACGGGCCGACCCGCCCACTCGAAGGGGCTCCTCGACCGGGCACGCGAGGAGGCGCGCGAGAACGTGGCCGCGCTGGCCCCGCAGGTCCGCGACGGCTGGGACGTGGTGCTCGTCGAGCCCTCGAACGCCGTGATGTTCCAGAGCGACTACCGCGACCTCCTCTCCGGCGACTCGGTCGAGCAGGTCGCCGCGAACACCTACGGGGTCTGTGAGTACCTCGACGCCTTCGGGCTCGACGAGGCCATCGACTTCGCCGCCCCCGACGAGCACCTGACCTACCACGGACACTGCCACCAGAAGTCGACGAAGAAGGACCACCACGCCGTCGGTGTGCTGCGCCGGGCCGGCTACCGGGTCGACCCCCTCGACTCCACCTGCTGTGGGATGGCCGGGAGCTTCGGCTACGAGGCCGAACACCGCGGGATGACCGAGGCCATCGCGAACATCCTCTACGACCAGATCGACGAGAGCGAGGGCGACACCGTCGTCGCCCCCGGCGCCTCCTGCCGGACCCAGCTCGAGGACCGCGACACGCTGGGCGACGCGACCGAGAGCGAGGAGCCGCCGACGCCCATCCAGCTGGTCGAGCAGGCGCTGGCCTAGGGGCTCAGCGGTCCACGAGGAACCGCCGCAGGCTCTCTCGCGGGCTGAACCCGACGCCGGCGACCAGTTCGACGTCGAATCCCTTCTCCTCCCCGAGGTCGGTGAGCACGTCCCGGAGCGCCGCGACCTCGACCGGCGCGTGGATCCGGTAGCCGTATGGCGGGCCCTCACCGGTGTCGATGGCGAGCTTCGGCCGGCCGAACCGACCACCTTCGTACAGTCGAATCGTCTCGACCTCGGCGTAGGGAATCGAGACGTGACGCTCGGCCGCATCGAGGACCGCCGTGGGCCCCGCCTCGGCACACCGGGCCGCCATCTCCGCGGCGCGCTCGCGGTGGCCGCCGGTGACGATGCCGAACATCGGTGTGACGGTCGCGTACTCGCCTATCTCGACGGCGTCGTCGGTGAACAGCACGTCTGCGATGCGGAGGGGCGTGGTCCCGGTCATGCAGTGGTGGACGTGGGCGTGGACGGTCGTCATCGCCCGTCACCCGCGACCGCCCGGCGGAGGACGAGCGCGCCACCCGCGACGAACAGCGCGCCGGCGACCTGGTTCCCCGCGAGGACGACGTAGCCCCCGGCGCCCATTCCGAGGAGGCCGGCGAGGAACAGGAGCCGGGAGCCGGTCGTCCGCAGTCCATTCGCCCCCTCG
This window of the Haloarchaeobius amylolyticus genome carries:
- a CDS encoding DUF255 domain-containing protein, yielding MDESAAQTRVEWHEWGPDAFDLAAETGRPILLSLSATWCSHCHEMDRETYDEPRIAANVNDGFVPVRVDVDRNPRVRDRYNMGGFPSNVFLTPDGEVLTGSGYLGEDGMRQVIDSVRQMWDEKGTAAGRIPRSVQGNDTPAGELTEDIEAQLVGQLRESYDERNGGWGNAEKFPMPRSIEFALKREREQALRSLNAVSANLLDDYAGGFFRFAANADWSDTHHEKLLDTNASLLRAFANAYLYTGKDEYRQPAQATLDYLTGTLWTGEAFGGSQAAGAGRSYYAAEPSDREAAETPPVDETAFADWNALAVDALLTYHAYTDDETARRYAERTLDYLTENLVADGVVTHFRDDDGTEGEAGLLVDHARVVSALTRAREVLGADTLDTAQAVADHAIDTLLVGDSFVDGPREGLGLLDRPLRPLDGNVEFADALLDLALLTGEDRYEEIAADALGAFAGAADRFGVRIAAYGSAVSRLLYDPLVIAVTDEAGSDLHRAALRMADHEKVVVPDASGYDEAGAAYVVRGESVAEPAHDPETLSRRVSDAME
- the surE gene encoding 5'/3'-nucleotidase SurE, which translates into the protein MAQPRVLLTNDDGIDAVGLHALHDGLGEVADVTVVAPTEDRSGAGRRKSHAVSAHEHERGTAIDGTPVDCVAIGRYQCQPDLVVAGCNPGPNIGAHKLSQSGTVSAAMEAAFLGIPGIAVSAYDPERGMLAEPTREDFAEAVRVTRFLVSRLHDADWLGPDWYFNVTVPTERSRGDELRLTRPARGFDRRVVEGEDDREFTFDNRFYDPVVPERDAPAPDPDTDLGACADHVTSVSPLHVGVETIEDDRLVEAFAGFGDDG
- a CDS encoding DUF3267 domain-containing protein, whose translation is MKSAPDSPDGFSEPEPYGEDSVYKRVSSAAVGLTAFGLLVIFYPVQEIASSAIADSIGEATPLIDSLFVVLTIPSGLMLTVFVHENIHYAASRLMGYDPEISYLPPRVTNDYQFMRRRDSMISLISPFILVNLAAGLIIWLESGSLVSLTAMVCFVVNTSSSGSDIFGFFSLLRRPKGTVVKTVVQEGARESFVFEPK
- a CDS encoding FxsA family protein; protein product: MRTLRLIGLLLVIPTLDAALLLLITLFAPEVTVVIAAALVVLTAFVGLLLVRAEGRRTIRKIQRQLVEGEPPTNEVMDGGLLIAAGAFFLTPGLVTDFVALLLTIPLTRIPIRTVLKKYVVTPYLDKQTGGMASGNVWTFGFPQGDADGSGQMGGFGGMGGGSGGMGGGSSGSGTGNSGGNSGDDTYNLGDDAYDIEFEDDE
- a CDS encoding S1C family serine protease translates to MQQVSRRRFLLGAGAAASVGLAGCSGTRVGEQGVTQSEQSVGEVGDQPVQEDETASYVDVYEAAIPSVVLVQAFLPTGQSQGSGWVYDDTHVVTNHHVVADAEAVDVQFSNGDWAEATVVGSDRFSDLAVLEVAGKPAAAEPLPLMTGDPPVGRRVVAIGNPYGLEGSMSEGIVSGVNRLLPNINGVQIADTIQTDVAVNPGNSGGPLLRLDGTVVGCINAGGGENLGFAISAAMIRRVVPTLVEHGDYQHAAMGISMTNVTPTVARVNDLDGVSGVMVVTVADSGPAAGLLQPATGTTTVGGVRVPVGGDVLVAIDDTRIASQQAYATYLALRTRPGDVVQATILRDGELVDRTLTLGTRGGGA
- a CDS encoding FAD-binding and (Fe-S)-binding domain-containing protein, whose translation is MARSEGSGTDPAADRRSVFDYRSEEVPETPLQAALDRRIDGDVRFDTYSRQLYATDASIYEQTPIGVVFPRSTDDVAAVVSYCAEEGVPVLPRGGGTSLAGQTVNEAVVLDFSRHMDGVESVDPEGQTARAQPGVKLGRLNTVLSEHDLKFAPDPAWGDKSVLGGAIGNNSTGAHSLKYGKTDAYVEACEVVLADGTVTEFADVPVEELDEYADPEGDLEGRIYAAVQRVLDEEADEIREKFPDLKRNVSGYNLNYLLDQAEEEGVVNLSKLLAGSEGTLAVVTEAEVSLEPVPETTALTMLCYDDLVAAMDDLPAILEHDAAAVELVDDVLLDLARERPEFEQVAEQLPAGTEATLLVEFYAEDAEHGREQVADLLADRLPGHEPEGEPTSAGEDGEATDGGAAVSVDEPARAFDALEAYDAEQMAKIWKLRKSGLPILLSRTGDAKHIAFIEDTAIPPENLGAYVSDFQDILDDHDTFASFYAHAGPGVLHIRPLVNTKTVEGVQTMFDIADEVTDLVVKYDGSVSGEHGDGRARTEWNKKLYGEHLWTVFRDLKSAFDPDWLLNPGQVCGDVDMTENLRSGPEYDFDLGFDPTLNWDNENGMQGMVELCHGCGGCRGDQDTTGGVMCPTYRASGEEITATRGRANMLRQAMSGDLSEEEQFSEEFKHEVLDLCIGCKGCKNDCPSGVDLAKLKVEVEHERQQREGVDLRNRVFANIHQLSKLGSMTAPIANWMADFGPARKLGEKLVGISADRSLPKFRRETFRDWFEARGGSTVPKSSATRNVLLFPDTHTNFNDPDSGKAAVKVLEAAGVHVDVPDLGDTGRPAHSKGLLDRAREEARENVAALAPQVRDGWDVVLVEPSNAVMFQSDYRDLLSGDSVEQVAANTYGVCEYLDAFGLDEAIDFAAPDEHLTYHGHCHQKSTKKDHHAVGVLRRAGYRVDPLDSTCCGMAGSFGYEAEHRGMTEAIANILYDQIDESEGDTVVAPGASCRTQLEDRDTLGDATESEEPPTPIQLVEQALA